DNA sequence from the Sulfurimonas sp. HSL3-1 genome:
CGGGGTTTGATCTCGAGGAGCACGACCATCAGAACGGCGATGAAGATGGCGTAGGACTCGAGGGACGCATAGACCATCAGGCCCAGGAGAAAGGTGACGACGGCGGCGACCTGGGTCGTCATCCCCGTTTTATGAAAGCGGGTGACCTTGAGGTAATAGGAGAGCCCGACGAGGAGTCCGACGACCGCCGTTGCGGCGAAGACGAAGCCCGGGACCGCCTCGCCGAGCCAGCCGGCCAGGTAGCCGATGAGGGCCAGCAGGGCGAAGGTACGGCTGCCCGCGAAGCTCTGGCCGCTTTGGGGCATGCGGCTCATGGTGCGCTGCATGCCGATCATGAACCCCAGCAGCAGCGCGATGACCATCGATTTGAGAACGGCGTATTCCATAGAAGGATTGTACCATGTAGACGCGGATGCATGCTACAATGGGAGATCGGAGTTGAAAGAGAAAGCTATGAAGAAAAACCATGATAAAAAAGCGTTCCGCAAGCTGTTGAAACGGCACCAGAAACCGTTGCCGTGGGAACACCCGAAGCCCGACGAGGACGACCCCAAAGCGCATAAGCGCGTAAAAGCCATCATGGCCCACGACAATTTTATCCAGGCGGACCGGGACCCGAACTTTCTCCGGCGCGACGAGGTGCGGGGTGTGCGGCTGGAGGTGGACTACTTCAAGCCCGAACTGCTGCTGCGCGAACACGGCATCGAACACACCATCGTCGTCTTCGGCTCCACGCGGATCATGGAGGAGGCGGAGGCCAAGCGCCTGATCGAGAACCTCGAAGCGGAACGGAACGCTAAAGACGGCGAGGCCCTTGAAAAAGAGCTGGGCATCGCGCGGCGGATCCTGGCCAAGAGCCATTACTACGAAACGGCCCGCGCCTTCGGGCGTATTGTCGGCCGCAGCGGCAAAGGGCCCGAAGATACGAAGATCACCCTGATGACAGGCGGAGGGCCGGGCATCATGGAGGCGGCCAACCGCGGGGCCTTCGACGTGGGGGCCAAATCGATCGGCCTCAATATCACGCTGCCCCACGAACAGTACCCCAACCCCTACATCACCCCCGAACTCTGTTTCCAGGTGCACTACTTCGCCATCCGCAAACTCCACTTCCTGCGGCGGGCCAAAGCCCTTGTCATCTTCCCCGGCGGCTACGGGACCCTGGATGAATGTTTCGAAGTGCTGACCCTCGTACAGACGCGCAAGATCGACCCGATGCCCGTCGTCTTCGTCGGCGAAAGCTACTGGCGGGGGATCATCAATTTCGAGATGCTTGTCGAAGAGGGGACGATCGACGAAGAGGACCGGGATCTTTTCGCGTTTGCCGAAACGGCCGATGAGGCGTGGGAGGCGATTGTGAAATGGCATAAAAGATGCGGCTCGACGCTGATTCACGACCTGAAAAAATAAGCCATGTTCTTTGCCATTATGAATTTTACGCTGTCCGGTGCCCTGGGCGTGATCGGCCTGCTGACGCTTCGGCGGGTCAGCGAGCCCAAAGAGGTCGTCTTCGCGAGCCTGCCGCTGCTTTTCGCCCTGCACCAGTTCACCCAGGGGTTCGTCTGGCTGGGCATGGGCGGGTTGATCGAACCGCGCGCGC
Encoded proteins:
- a CDS encoding TIGR00730 family Rossman fold protein produces the protein MKKNHDKKAFRKLLKRHQKPLPWEHPKPDEDDPKAHKRVKAIMAHDNFIQADRDPNFLRRDEVRGVRLEVDYFKPELLLREHGIEHTIVVFGSTRIMEEAEAKRLIENLEAERNAKDGEALEKELGIARRILAKSHYYETARAFGRIVGRSGKGPEDTKITLMTGGGPGIMEAANRGAFDVGAKSIGLNITLPHEQYPNPYITPELCFQVHYFAIRKLHFLRRAKALVIFPGGYGTLDECFEVLTLVQTRKIDPMPVVFVGESYWRGIINFEMLVEEGTIDEEDRDLFAFAETADEAWEAIVKWHKRCGSTLIHDLKK